The following coding sequences are from one Devosia neptuniae window:
- a CDS encoding ATP-binding cassette domain-containing protein: MALLEINKVTKEFGAIRALSDVSFSIEPGEVVGLMGDNGAGKSTLVKIISGIYQPTSGSLAFEGASAHIGSPGEARKLGIETVYQDLALADNLTAAQNIFLGRELKYHVGPFRFLRHNAMNQRAAELFAELKSETRADDYVRQMSGGQRQAVAIARTRLADAKVILMDEPTAAISVRQVAEVLNLIHRLKDAGIAVILISHRMPDVFAVCERVIVMRRGTKVADKPIGQTSPEEVTALITGAKEAA, encoded by the coding sequence GTGGCGTTATTGGAAATCAACAAGGTGACCAAGGAGTTCGGCGCGATCCGGGCCCTGTCCGATGTCAGTTTCTCGATCGAGCCGGGCGAGGTGGTCGGGCTGATGGGGGATAATGGCGCCGGCAAATCGACCCTGGTCAAGATCATCTCCGGCATCTACCAGCCCACTTCCGGCTCGCTGGCCTTTGAAGGCGCGAGCGCCCATATCGGCAGCCCCGGCGAGGCCCGCAAGCTCGGCATTGAAACGGTCTACCAGGACCTGGCGCTGGCCGACAATCTGACTGCGGCACAGAACATCTTCCTGGGCCGCGAGCTCAAATACCATGTCGGCCCGTTCCGCTTCCTGCGCCACAATGCGATGAACCAGCGGGCGGCAGAATTGTTTGCCGAGCTCAAATCGGAGACCCGCGCCGACGATTATGTGCGCCAGATGTCGGGCGGCCAGCGGCAGGCGGTGGCCATTGCCCGCACCAGGCTGGCCGACGCCAAGGTCATCCTGATGGACGAGCCCACGGCGGCCATCTCGGTGCGCCAGGTGGCCGAAGTGCTCAACCTGATCCACCGGCTCAAGGATGCCGGCATTGCGGTGATCCTGATTTCCCACCGCATGCCCGACGTGTTCGCCGTCTGCGAGCGGGTCATCGTCATGCGGCGCGGTACCAAGGTGGCCGACAAGCCGATCGGCCAGACGTCGCCCGAAGAAGTGACCGCGCTCATTACCGGCGCCAAGGAAGCTGCATGA
- a CDS encoding MerR family transcriptional regulator gives MKIGELARRSGLSAHTIRYYERIGLLPYADRDQSSQRDYDASILIWIEFLGRLRTTGMPIREMLRYAALRERGVSTEAERRELLEQHRERVRTHLAELQASLLALDTKIAGYAGLEQRMKDYDATPPQRRRKPAGTRPARAR, from the coding sequence ATGAAGATCGGGGAACTGGCCAGGCGGTCGGGATTGTCGGCCCATACCATCCGCTATTATGAGCGGATCGGGCTGCTGCCCTATGCCGACCGGGACCAATCGAGCCAGCGGGACTACGACGCATCAATCCTGATCTGGATCGAATTTCTTGGCCGTCTGCGCACGACCGGGATGCCGATCCGGGAGATGTTGCGCTATGCAGCCTTGCGGGAACGCGGCGTCAGTACAGAGGCGGAGCGCCGCGAATTGCTGGAACAGCACCGTGAGCGTGTCCGCACCCATCTGGCCGAACTTCAGGCCTCGCTTCTCGCCCTCGACACCAAGATTGCCGGATATGCCGGCCTGGAACAGAGGATGAAGGACTATGACGCAACACCACCACAGCGTCGGCGAAAGCCGGCTGGAACGCGGCCGGCGCGCGCTCGCTGA
- a CDS encoding ABC transporter permease: MMANIDTQGFSNVRRTRFWQKGFLASQSAYVLGALIVIIVVMSLLSPNFLTAGNISNITRNFSFIAIATLGITLVIITGGIDLSVGSTMALSATVTSLIMGALAGASFALFPGGALILALLGGLGVAALIGLLNGFAIAKLKLSAFVTTLGTLSIVRGLTYVATYGRGTFPAGPDKDLFLLVTAGKLFNVVPIAFIYLIICAIAMWLALTHTAWGRHVFAIGSNESAGRLTGVNVDRVKIQVYMLCGLAAGFNGIIISGWLGSAPANLATAYELTIIAAAVIGGANLAGGVGGAAGAIIGCVLIEVIRNGLVLARVDPYWQQTLVGCIIVAAVLVDRLRSMRNG; the protein is encoded by the coding sequence ATGATGGCCAATATCGATACGCAGGGCTTTTCCAATGTGCGCCGCACGCGCTTCTGGCAGAAGGGGTTTCTCGCCAGCCAATCGGCCTATGTGCTGGGCGCGCTGATCGTCATCATCGTGGTGATGAGCCTGCTCTCGCCCAATTTCCTGACCGCGGGCAATATTTCCAATATCACGCGCAATTTCTCGTTCATCGCCATCGCCACCTTGGGCATCACGCTGGTCATCATCACCGGGGGGATCGACCTTTCGGTCGGCTCCACCATGGCGCTGTCGGCCACGGTCACCTCGCTCATCATGGGGGCGCTGGCGGGGGCGTCCTTTGCCCTCTTTCCCGGTGGCGCGCTGATCCTGGCGCTACTGGGCGGGCTGGGCGTTGCCGCGCTGATCGGGCTATTGAACGGCTTTGCCATCGCCAAGCTGAAGCTGAGCGCCTTCGTGACCACGCTGGGCACGCTCTCGATCGTGCGGGGGCTGACTTATGTGGCCACCTATGGCCGCGGCACGTTTCCAGCGGGGCCGGACAAGGACCTGTTCCTATTGGTCACGGCCGGCAAGCTGTTCAACGTGGTGCCGATCGCCTTCATCTATCTCATCATCTGCGCCATCGCCATGTGGCTGGCGCTCACCCATACCGCCTGGGGGCGGCATGTCTTTGCCATTGGCAGCAATGAAAGCGCGGGCCGGCTGACCGGCGTCAATGTCGATCGCGTCAAGATCCAGGTCTATATGCTGTGCGGGCTGGCGGCGGGCTTTAACGGCATCATCATTTCGGGCTGGCTCGGCTCGGCGCCGGCAAACCTGGCCACCGCCTATGAGCTGACCATCATCGCCGCCGCCGTGATCGGGGGCGCCAATTTGGCGGGCGGCGTCGGAGGCGCGGCCGGGGCCATTATCGGCTGCGTGCTGATCGAGGTGATCCGCAATGGCCTGGTGCTGGCGCGGGTCGATCCATATTGGCAACAGACATTGGTGGGCTGCATCATCGTGGCGGCCGTGCTGGTGGATCGCCTCCGTTCCATGCGGAACGGCTGA
- a CDS encoding carboxymuconolactone decarboxylase family protein codes for MTQHHHSVGESRLERGRRALAEIDGEAGEKVLASLADIAPDFASYVLEFPFGDIYSRPGLDLRAREIATIAALTAMGNAAPQLKVHIEAGLNVGLTHDEITEIIMQMAVYAGFPAALNGLFAAKEVFARRPAPQQGAAPRR; via the coding sequence ATGACGCAACACCACCACAGCGTCGGCGAAAGCCGGCTGGAACGCGGCCGGCGCGCGCTCGCTGAGATCGATGGCGAAGCCGGGGAGAAGGTCCTGGCGTCCCTGGCAGACATCGCGCCCGACTTTGCCAGCTATGTGCTCGAATTTCCCTTCGGCGACATCTATAGCCGTCCCGGGCTTGATCTGCGGGCGCGCGAAATCGCCACCATTGCCGCGCTGACAGCCATGGGCAATGCCGCCCCGCAATTGAAAGTGCATATCGAGGCGGGCCTCAATGTCGGCCTGACGCATGATGAAATCACCGAGATCATCATGCAGATGGCCGTCTATGCCGGCTTCCCGGCCGCGCTGAACGGGCTTTTCGCCGCCAAGGAAGTGTTTGCCCGCCGGCCGGCTCCGCAACAGGGGGCTGCGCCACGCCGCTGA
- a CDS encoding PAS domain-containing protein, whose translation MISSERALILTDGDGAQTSQLLENAGWTAETFTHVDPLVEQLHKGAGVALLADETLHGDNLRPLFEWVANQPSWSDFPFIVLTRRDEGIPAGLDNGLETRLGNVIFLERPFHPQALSNVVGNALRGRRRQYEARRYLDDLREGEQSLQTALLAGRMGSWELDITEQVLHGSEQFKACYGRAADERLLYADLIAAIAPPDAQRVQRALHDSISTGADLVIEYRVIWPNGQEHWLDSRARVLPDRYGRPETLVGVVSDITARRNAEAEREKLMLALATERERTQQALRGERALSGLLLTSVPAGIVAYDSDFRVTIWNPVMERIFGLPSPAVLGRPLTDVFSREQGDIIEPRLRDALAGVSGPIEEIELTTLAAGQVMLESQHAPLRGGDGQIVGGAAFFRDITDRHRAEEQLRHAQKMETIGQLTGGVAHDFNNLLAAVQGNLELLRKRLPDDPQIRRFIDGALQGAQRGASLTARLLAFARRQELTPEPTDLAQLLEGMRGLMERSLGTIVTIRYDLAPDLPPARVDPNQLELAILNLAVNARDAMPEGGELTISLNQMDGSDSRLGLSGPFLRLGVADTGSGMDAETLKSAIEPFFSTKELGKGTGLGLSMVHGLAVQLDGALKLISAPGEGTTAELWLPVSTSPVTEVSEMPPERTDAPASTILVVDDDALINMNTVDMVEDLGHTALEAYSGKQALEILGSGQQVDMLITDYAMPGMTGVELAGKARELRPDLPILLATGYADLPSGTSTDLPRLAKPYQQTDLATQIARLLAQRE comes from the coding sequence GTGATCAGTTCGGAACGGGCATTGATCCTGACGGATGGTGACGGCGCCCAGACCAGCCAATTGCTGGAAAATGCCGGCTGGACGGCGGAAACTTTCACCCATGTCGACCCGCTGGTGGAGCAATTGCACAAGGGCGCCGGGGTGGCCCTGCTGGCCGATGAAACCCTGCATGGCGACAATCTGCGGCCGCTGTTCGAATGGGTCGCCAACCAACCTTCCTGGTCCGATTTTCCCTTTATCGTGCTGACCCGCCGCGACGAGGGCATTCCTGCCGGCCTCGACAACGGGCTCGAGACGCGGCTGGGCAATGTGATTTTTCTCGAACGGCCCTTCCACCCCCAGGCGCTGAGCAATGTGGTGGGCAATGCGCTGCGCGGCCGTCGCCGGCAATATGAAGCGCGCCGTTATCTGGATGACCTGCGCGAGGGCGAACAGAGCCTGCAGACGGCGCTGCTGGCCGGCCGCATGGGCTCGTGGGAGCTCGACATTACCGAGCAGGTGCTGCACGGCTCCGAACAGTTCAAGGCCTGCTATGGCAGGGCCGCCGATGAGAGGCTGCTCTATGCCGATCTGATTGCCGCCATTGCCCCGCCCGATGCCCAGCGGGTGCAGCGGGCGCTGCACGATTCGATCAGCACCGGGGCCGATCTGGTCATCGAATATCGCGTGATCTGGCCCAATGGCCAAGAGCATTGGCTGGATTCCCGCGCCCGCGTGCTGCCCGACCGTTATGGGCGGCCCGAGACCCTGGTGGGCGTCGTCTCCGACATTACCGCCCGCCGCAATGCCGAGGCGGAGCGCGAAAAGCTGATGCTGGCTCTGGCCACCGAGCGCGAGCGTACGCAACAGGCGCTGCGCGGCGAGCGGGCGCTGTCGGGCCTGCTGCTCACCAGCGTGCCGGCCGGCATTGTCGCCTATGACAGCGATTTCCGCGTCACCATCTGGAACCCGGTGATGGAACGCATTTTCGGGCTCCCTTCGCCCGCCGTGCTGGGCCGGCCGCTGACCGATGTGTTCAGCCGCGAACAGGGCGACATTATCGAGCCGCGGCTGCGCGACGCGCTTGCCGGCGTCTCCGGCCCGATCGAGGAAATCGAATTGACCACCCTTGCCGCGGGGCAGGTGATGCTGGAAAGCCAGCATGCCCCGCTGCGCGGCGGCGACGGGCAGATCGTGGGCGGGGCAGCGTTTTTCCGCGACATTACCGACCGCCACCGCGCCGAGGAGCAATTGCGCCATGCCCAGAAGATGGAGACCATCGGCCAGCTGACCGGCGGGGTGGCACATGATTTCAACAATCTGTTGGCCGCCGTGCAGGGCAATCTCGAATTGCTGCGCAAGCGGCTGCCCGACGATCCGCAGATTCGCCGCTTCATCGACGGCGCCCTCCAGGGCGCCCAGCGCGGCGCCTCGCTGACGGCGCGGCTGTTGGCTTTCGCCCGCCGGCAGGAACTGACGCCCGAGCCGACGGACCTGGCCCAATTGCTCGAGGGCATGCGCGGCCTGATGGAGCGCTCGCTGGGTACCATCGTCACCATCCGCTATGACCTGGCGCCCGACCTGCCGCCGGCCCGGGTCGATCCCAACCAGCTCGAACTGGCGATCTTGAACCTGGCGGTCAATGCGCGCGACGCCATGCCCGAGGGCGGCGAATTGACCATTTCGCTCAACCAGATGGATGGCAGTGATAGCCGGCTGGGCCTGAGCGGCCCCTTCCTGCGCCTGGGCGTGGCCGATACCGGTTCGGGCATGGATGCCGAAACGCTCAAAAGCGCCATCGAGCCGTTTTTCTCGACCAAGGAATTGGGTAAGGGGACTGGGCTGGGCCTCTCCATGGTGCATGGCCTGGCCGTGCAGCTGGATGGCGCCCTCAAATTGATCTCGGCACCCGGCGAAGGCACCACTGCCGAACTCTGGCTGCCGGTTTCCACCTCACCCGTCACGGAGGTCAGCGAAATGCCGCCTGAACGCACCGATGCCCCCGCCTCCACCATTCTGGTGGTCGATGACGATGCGCTGATCAACATGAACACCGTCGATATGGTGGAAGATCTCGGCCACACCGCGCTCGAAGCCTATTCGGGCAAGCAGGCGCTCGAAATCCTGGGCAGCGGCCAACAGGTGGATATGCTGATCACCGATTATGCCATGCCTGGCATGACCGGGGTGGAGCTGGCCGGCAAGGCGCGGGAATTGCGCCCCGACCTGCCGATCCTGCTCGCCACCGGCTATGCCGACCTGCCCAGCGGCACCAGCACCGATCTGCCCCGGCTCGCCAAGCCCTATCAGCAGACCGATCTGGCGACGCAGATCGCAAGATTGCTGGCGCAACGGGAGTGA
- a CDS encoding sugar-binding protein, with product MNKSILVLGTIASLLLGGTAFAQDSLVFAVVPKAMNNPFFDLARDGCEARAKELGNVTCTYIGPVEHEAATQAQIIEDLITQGVDGLAISVSDIAAATTVINRAVEAGIPVITFDSDAPDSQRSAYVGTDNKQFGTALGELLLQVKPDGGTYGMISGGAAAPNLALRVDGVREALAGSAWTEVPGSPTFSNDDIALAVQQMGDLKTANPDIDAIVPVGGWPMFAPDGWKNFVDGFKADVDSKALALVVADTLPQQLQLLSEGYAHGLVGQRPYEMGQVAMDTLLALTKGETVEDIIYTGVDVVTAENVADFLK from the coding sequence ATGAACAAATCTATTCTCGTGCTCGGCACGATCGCGTCGCTGCTGCTGGGCGGCACCGCCTTTGCCCAGGACAGCCTGGTTTTCGCGGTGGTTCCCAAGGCGATGAACAACCCGTTCTTCGATCTGGCCCGCGATGGTTGCGAAGCCCGCGCCAAGGAATTGGGCAATGTGACCTGCACCTATATCGGGCCGGTGGAACACGAAGCCGCCACCCAGGCGCAGATCATCGAAGACCTGATCACCCAGGGCGTCGACGGGCTGGCCATCTCGGTGTCGGACATTGCGGCGGCCACCACCGTCATCAACCGCGCCGTGGAAGCGGGCATTCCGGTCATCACCTTTGACAGCGATGCGCCCGATAGCCAGCGCTCGGCCTATGTGGGCACCGACAACAAGCAGTTCGGCACCGCGCTGGGCGAATTGCTGCTGCAGGTCAAGCCGGATGGCGGCACCTATGGCATGATTTCGGGTGGCGCTGCTGCGCCCAACCTGGCCCTGCGTGTCGATGGCGTACGCGAAGCCCTGGCCGGTTCGGCCTGGACCGAAGTGCCGGGTTCGCCGACCTTCTCCAATGACGATATTGCCCTTGCCGTGCAGCAGATGGGCGATCTCAAGACCGCCAATCCCGATATTGACGCCATCGTGCCGGTTGGCGGCTGGCCAATGTTCGCCCCCGACGGCTGGAAGAACTTCGTGGATGGCTTCAAGGCCGATGTCGACAGCAAGGCGCTGGCCCTGGTCGTCGCCGACACCCTGCCCCAGCAGCTCCAGCTCCTGAGCGAAGGCTATGCGCATGGCCTGGTCGGCCAGCGCCCCTATGAAATGGGCCAGGTCGCCATGGACACGCTGCTGGCGCTGACCAAGGGCGAGACGGTGGAAGACATCATCTATACGGGCGTTGATGTCGTGACCGCCGAGAACGTGGCCGACTTCCTGAAATAG